GGCCTGCAGATGATGGTTGCCGGGGTGGTACTCACAATGACCGCTGAAAGCGCGGCGCGGGCTGCGCTGGGCGCGGGTGCGATCGTCATGGATGTCATCGCGTCCAATGACGGCCGGCTGCCGCATGAAAAGATCGAACGGATCAGGAATCTACGTCCCGATATGATCCTGCTCTCCGGCGGTATTGATGGCGGGACCATTTCGCATGTCGTTGAGCTTGCCGAACTGATAAAAGCCGCTGATCCCAGACCGCGCTTTGGCGCGGGATACCAGTTGCCCGTGATCTACGCGGGGAACAAGGATGCACGCGACATCATTATAAAGACATTACAGGAAAACACGGCTCTCGTGATCGTGGAAAACTTGAGACCGGTGCTGGAAAGGGAGAATTTGAACCCTGCCCGCCACAAGATCCATGACCAGTTCATGGAGCACGTCATGGCGCACGCGCCGGGGTACAAAAATCTAATGGAAATGACCGATACTCCGATCATGCCGACCCCTGGCGCCGTAGGTCTGATGGTGGAAACGGTCGCCAGGAAACAGCATATCACCGCCATCGGTGTGGATATCGGCGGCGCCACAACCGACGTTTTTTCAGTGTTCCAGAACATTTTCAACCGGACCGTCAGCGCCAACCTGGGGATGTCGTATTCTATCAGCAATGTCCTCGCCGAGACAGGCATTGAGAATATAATCCGCTGGCTGCCTTTTGAACTTGATGAACGCGACCTGCGAAACCGGATCAGGAATAAAATGATTAGACCAACGACCATACCCCATACGCAGGAAGATCTGAAGATCGAACAGGCGATCGCCCGGGAAGCTCTAAGGCTCGCTTTTGAACAGCACAAGTCAATGGCGGTTGGACTGAAGGGCGTCCAGCAGGAACGGACGATCTCTGATACGTTTGTCCAGTCCATGACCGGCGAGACATTGATCGACCTCATGGCATTGAACATCCTGATCGG
The genomic region above belongs to bacterium and contains:
- a CDS encoding glutamate mutase L, which encodes MIKKEPTRILATDCGSTTTKAILIEKRGEEYRLIVRGEAPTTVESPFEDVTKGVLNAVREVEELGNVKILDGEKVIKEVKGNEGVDFYVSTSSAGGGLQMMVAGVVLTMTAESAARAALGAGAIVMDVIASNDGRLPHEKIERIRNLRPDMILLSGGIDGGTISHVVELAELIKAADPRPRFGAGYQLPVIYAGNKDARDIIIKTLQENTALVIVENLRPVLERENLNPARHKIHDQFMEHVMAHAPGYKNLMEMTDTPIMPTPGAVGLMVETVARKQHITAIGVDIGGATTDVFSVFQNIFNRTVSANLGMSYSISNVLAETGIENIIRWLPFELDERDLRNRIRNKMIRPTTIPHTQEDLKIEQAIAREALRLAFEQHKSMAVGLKGVQQERTISDTFVQSMTGETLIDLMALNILIGSGGILSHAPRRNQAALMMIDAFLPQGLTRLAVDSIFMMPHLGVLSTVHEQSATDVFDKDCLIPLGYCIAPVGEGKENAPVVKTRIEIENGEVIEKNMKFGEISLVPLALEQKAKVIMHPEKGFDVGSGKGKVVDSTLTGGIVGLIIDCRGRPFALPDEKKKRIESLNRWFAALNMYPNGSK